Below is a window of Mycolicibacterium rhodesiae NBB3 DNA.
CCTCTGGGGCCAACATGCCGAACGTCGTCGGTCCGGCAATCGGGGCAGCACTGTTGCCGGATCGTGCTCCCGAAGCCGTCCGACCGTGACCACGTGCGGCTTCATCACGAGCAGCGATCGAACCGTCTGATCGAAAACCACTGCCGACCCGCCTGACGTCGGACAAACACATCACCGACACGCACACCGAGGCCTCGTCGTACTACCCGCCCCCAGCCGAGTTCGCGGCCAACAGCGACGCAACCGCCGCGCTCTACCAGCAGGCCCAGACCAACCGCCTCGCGTTCTGGGCGAAGCAGGCCAACCGGCTGTCCTGGCAGACACCGTTCGCCGAAGCGCTCGACTGGCCACAGGCACCGTTCGCCAAATGGTTCGCCGGCGGCCGGCTCAACGTCGCCTACAACTGGGTGGACCGCCACGTCGAGGCCGGCAACGGCGACCGAGTGGCCATCCCACTGGAAAGGCGAACCGGTCGGCGAGAGCCGCACACTGACCTACGCCGATCTGCTCGCCGAGGTCTGCCGGGCCGCCAACGCACTCACCGCGCTCGGGGAGAGCGCCGGCGATCGCGACCGTTTCCTCTTGATCTGCCCAGCGGGAACAACCAGCCAGCCGTATCCGGCCATTGTGCCCCCTTTGGGCATATTCGGGCCAAGGTGGGCGACCAACCACTCCCATTGCTGGTCGGCCCTGAGGAAAGGCACGCACGGCAGTGCCGTACACGGTGTCTCGATGCCACTGGCGCCCAAGGAATGAGCCGAATTTCGACCGGACCCCGTCGCCGACGAGCACCGATCGCACGGACACCTGCGTGGGGTTGACACCCACATGTTCATCGGCTGCCCGCAGCGCGACTGTGGCGATCCGGCGTCGTGGCGATGCGCCGAAGCGGCACGCACGCCGAGGAGCGTGCGTACCCCGCCGGCCAGCGCCAACTCAACGAGCCGATAGTCGAGTTCGGTGCGGGTGATCACCGTGCCGTAGTCAGGGAGGCTCTGGGTCGGCCACTCGATGCGCTGACGACGGCCCCATCCGTGCATCTCGAGTCCCCCGGTGATCGGATGCTGGCGGATCCACGGCGTCAGTCCGTCGCCACACGTCTTGCCCCGCGGGAACCTTGCCATATCGACGAGCAGCACGTCGTAACCCCCACGAGCCGACCAGATTACGGCTGCCGAGCCGAGCAGGTCCAGCACCAACCACCAGGACATCAGCGTGCAGGCTGGGCATGCGCCGCTGGATGCCCTCGTGTGCGGGATTGGCGTCCATAAGGACCACGGGTGGGTGCGGCCGGATGCAGCGTTATTCCTTGGCCTGGACGGTATATCGGACGGTTTGGACCTGGATCAGTCCGTCGCCGAACACAAAGGTGTCGATGCCGTCCTCGACGCGCGTCGTCGCGGATTCGGCGGCCCACTCGAGGAAGAGCACGTCACCCTCGAAGGACTGGGTCTTCAACTGCCAATCCGCTTTCGGAACAGCATCGAGCAGCTGGGTGAACGCCGCACGAATGCCGTCCTTGCCGCGCAGGACGCCCCTGGGGGATATGAAGACGGCGTCATCGGCATAATCGGCGACGATCTCATCGAGGTCGCCTGCGCCGAGCGCCTGGGCGTGGTGGGCGAATACTTCCTGGGGCGTGCGGGTCATCGTGGTTCCTTCATCTCGTCGTGTCCTCAGCTAGACCCTATTTGGAGTCGTGTTGTAAGCCAGATGCTGTGAGCAGCACCTTGAGAGCGGCGGTTTCTGCCGGGCGAGCGAACACGTCATACGCGGTCTCGAACTCGTCGAGAGCGAACCGGTGGGTGATCATGGGCGCGGTGTCGAGTCGGCCGCTGGCGACGAGTTCGATCAAGGTTGGCGTGGCGAAAGTATCGACCAGCCCTGTGGTGATGGTGAGATTCTTGATCCAAATGTCTTCCAGGCGCAGCGTTGCCGGTTCGCCGTGGACGCCGATGTTGGCCACATGCCCGCCGGGGCGAACTAGTTGCACCGCCTGCTCGAAGGTCTCCGGCCGGCCAACGGCCTCCATCGTGACATCAGCGCCCAGCCCGCCGGTCAGCTCGGCGATGACCTTCGCGGGGTCGTCGGCGCCGCTGTTGACGACCACGTCAGCACCGAATTCGTGCGCGGCCTTCAACCTGGAATCGGCTAGATCGATCGCCACGATGTGGCTGGGGCTGAACAACTTCGCCGTCAGGATTGCGGCCAATCCGATGGGCCCGGTACCGATGATGGCCACCACGTCGGCCGGCTGGACCCCGCCGTTGAGAACCCCGACTTCGTACGCGGTGGGCAGGATGTCGGCGAGAACGATCATCTGCTCGTCACTGACCCCGTAGGGCACCATGTGCGTGGAGTTGTCGGCGAACGGCACCCGCACATACTCGGCCTGCGTGCCGTCCACCAAATGACCGAGGATCCAGCCGCCGCCGCCCAGACATTGCCCGTAGCTGCCTTGCCGGCAATACCGGCAGCTGCCGCATGAGCTGATGCACGACACCAGCACCCGATCCCCGACCGCAACGGTTTGCACGCCCGCGCCGATCGCGGTGACGGTGCCCACGGCCTCGTGGCCGAGAACCCGCCCGGGAGTCACGTCGGGAACATCCCCGCCGAGGATGTGCAGATCGGTGCCGCAGATCGTGACCGCATCCACCCATACCACCGCATCAGTCGGCTTCTCGATGGTGGGATCGGCAACCTCTTCCCACGACCTCTTTCCTGGCCCGTGATAAACCAGCGCCTTCATTGCGTCCTTACCTTTCTTGGAGGGTGTTCGGGGCCGCTGGCCTTAGGCTTCGATTCACCCAGGGACAGCGGGTATGGCTTTCATTGGTCAGCCCGTGATGGCCGAGGAGGATTGGCCGCCCGCTGTCCCGCGACGACTCGACCGCTAATTGAGAGATGCGATTCGATCGCTGTGTAAGGACACGACGGCGTGGTCGTCTGGCGGGCTGGTGGAAATGGTGATGAGCACGGAGGCGGTAGTGACACAAGCTGTTTGGGCGGGTATCGATGCTGGGAAATCGGACCACTTCTGCGTGGTCATCGATGCGCAGGGAAAGCGGCTGCTGTCGCAGCGGGTAGCCAACGACGAAGCGACCCTGTTGAAGTTGATCAGCTCTGTCGCAACCATGGCTGACGGCGGTGAAGTCACCTGGGCCATCGATCTCAACGCTGGCGGTGCGGCCCTGCTGATCACGCTGCTGATCGCCGCTGACCAGCGGCTGCTCTACATTCCCGGCCGCACCGTGCACCACGCCTCGGGCAGCTACCGCGGGGAGGGGAAGACCGACGCCAAAGATGCCGCCGTCATTGCCGATCAGGCCCGGATGCGCCGCGATCTGCAACCACTGCGCCCCGGAGATGACATCGCAGTGGAGCTGCGCATCCTCACCAGCCGACGCACCGATCTGGTGGCTGATCGCACCCGCACGATCAACCGACTGCGTGCCCAGCTGCTCGAATACTTCCCAGCCCTGGAACGCGCGTTCGACTACAGCACCAGCAAGGCCGCGTTGCTGCTGCTCACCGGCTATCAAACTCCCGATGGGCTGCGACGAGCCGGTACTGCTCGACTGGCAGCCTGGTTGGGTAAACGCAAGGCCCGCAACGCCGATGCCGTCGCGGCCAAAGCCCTGCAGGCCGCTCACGCTCAACACACCGTCATACCCGGACAACAACTCGCTGCGGCCATCGTTGCCCGCTTGGCCAAGGAGGTGATGGCCCTCGACACCGAAATCGGCGACACCGATGCGATGATCGAGGAGCGATTTCGCCGCCACCGCCACGCCGAAATCATCGTGAGCATGTCGGGCTTCGGCGTCACGCTCGGCGCTGAATTCCTCGCCTCCACCGGCGGAGACATGAGTGCCTTCGACTCCGTTGACCGCCTCGCCGGCGTCGCCGGCCTGGCTCCGGTACCGCGTGACTCCGGCCGCATCAGCGGCAACCTTCAACGCCCCCGCCGCTACAACCGGCGCCTGCTGCGCGCCTGCTACCTGTCGGCGCTGTACAGCATTCGATCCGACCCCGCCTCGCGCACGTATTACAACCGCAAACGCGCCGAAGGCAAACGCCACAGCCAAGCCGTCCTGGCCCTGGCACGTCGGCGTCTCAATGTTCTGTGGGCAATGCTGCGCGACCACACGACCTATCAACCCACCACGCCTACTGCCGCAGCGGCTTGACAACCTCATTGAGAATCCTCCTGTGCTGGCTCGACCGTCCCGAGTCCTCGACTGGTATCTAGTGCTTCGGTCGCACTGCGGTTACGGCCGCAAAATCGGCTTGATTGCGTGCAACACGTCGGCGTCTTCGATGGTGGACGGGGTCGGCTCGTCCTTGCCGTGGGCGATGCCGCGCATGGTTTTCCGCAAGATCTTGCCCGAGCGGGTCTTGGGTAGCGCGGCCACGACATCGACCTGCTTGAAGCAGGCCACCGCCCCGATCTCGTCGCGCACCAACTTGACGAGCTCGTCGGCCAGGCCCTCGGCGGACGCGCCGGCCTTCAGCACGACCAGCCCGCGCGGCACCTGACCTTTGATCTCGTCGGCGACCCCGATGACGGCGCATTCGGCCACCGCCGGGTGGGCGGCCAGCACCTCTTCGATCGCGCCGGTCGAAAGCCGGTGTCCCGCAACGTTGATGACGTCGTCGATGCGGCCCATCACGAACAGGTAGCCGTCCTCGTCCATGTACCCACCGTCGCCGGTGAGGTAGTAGCCGGGATGCTCGCACAGATACGACGCCTCGTAGCGAGCGTCGTCACCCCATAGCGTCGGCAACGTGCACGGCGGCAACGGCAACGCGATGCAGATCGCGCCGTCCTCGCCGGGTTCGCACTCCGAGCCGTCGATGCGCAGCACACGCACGTCATAGCCGGGCATCGGCACCGTGGGTGATCCCGGTTTGATCGGCAGCGCCTCCACCCCCATCGGGTTGGCCGCGACCGCCCAGCCGGTCTCGGTCTGCCACCAGTGGTCGACGACCGGGACGCCAAGCTTGTCCGACGCCCAAGCGTACGTGTCGGGGTCGAGGCGTTCGCCGGCCTGGAACAGATACCGGAAACCGGACAAGTCGTAGCGTGCGATGTGGGTGCCTTCCGGATCCTCTTTCCGGATCGCCCGCAGCGCAGTCGGTGCCGAAAACAGCGCCTTCACACCATAATCCGATATCACCCGCCAAAAGGCACCCGGATCGGGCGTGCCGACCGGCTTGCCCTCGTAGAGGATCGTCGTCGCGCCGAGCAGCAGTGGGCCGTAAACGATGTAGGAGTGCCCGACCACCCAGCCGACATCGGAGGCCGCCCAGAACACCTCGCCGGGGGAGATGTCGTAGATGTAGCGCATGCTCCACAGCAACGCGACGGCGTGCCCGCCGTTGTCGCGCGCGACGCCTTTGGGTTTTCCGGTGGTGCCGGAGGTGTAGAGAATGTACAGCGGGTCGGTGGCCGCGACCGGCACTGCATCGACGGGCTCGGAATTGCCGATCAGCTCGTGCCAATCCAGGTCGCGGCCGGGGACCAGATCGCAGCGGTGTCGGTCGCGCTGCACGATGACGCAGCGGCGCGGCGGGTGCTGTGCCATGTCGAGCGCGGCGTCGAGCATGGGCTTGTACTCCACGATGCGAGTCGGCTCGATGCCGCACGAGGCGGAGACGACGACCGTCGGGCGGGCGTCGTCGATGCGGGTGGCCAGTTCATGCGGGGCGAACCCGCCGAAAACCACCGAATGCACCGCGCCCAGCCGGGCGCAGGCCAGCATCGCGATCACCGCCTCGGGCACCATCGGCAGGTAGATCACCACCCGGTCACCCTTGCCGACCCCGAGCGCGCGCAGCACCCCGGCGAAGCGCGCGGTCTCGTCGAGCAGCTCCCGGTAGGTATAGGTGCGTTTGGTGCCGGTGACAGGGGAGTCGTAGATCAGCGCCGACTGGTCGGCGCGGCCGCCCGCGACGTGGTGATCCAGCGCGTTGGCGCAGGTGTTCAGCTCCCCGTCCGGGAACCACCGGTAGAACGGCGCATTTGTGTCGTCGAGAACGCGCTGCGGCTCGCGGGTCCAGGTCACCGCCCGCGCGGCGTCGCTCCAGAATCCCGCCGGATTTTCGATACTCGAGTTGAACAGTTCTCGGTACCCGATATCACTCATAATTGTGATTGTCTCCTCAGCCGTCAACGGATCATCTCCACGTCCAATTGAGCTCGAAGCCGTGTCGCGCCGGCCGCGCCGCGCAGGCCACCGCGGCACCCCCTGAATCGCAGAGCATCGTCGGTCAAGCGATGGCTGAGACGACATCGTCGGCAAGCGATTCGACCGCGGTCATGATCTGTTCGGCGGTGTGTTCGGGCACTTCTGCGGCCGAGAGGCTTTTCCTCAGGTGCCCGCCGACGAGGTCGAAGTGGTGGCGGGTGATCCCGCGCCCTTGGTGGACTTGGCGCATCGAGGGACCGATATACGGCTCGGGCCCGCCGAGTGCCGCGGCAAAGAATTCAAACTGTTTGCCTTTCAGCCGCTCCATCCTTGTGCCGCTGAAGAATGGCGCCAATTCCTGGTCAGCCAGCACGCGCCCGTAGAAGTCCTCGACGACACCTTCGAGCGCCTCCGCACCGCCGATGCGCTCATAGATGCTTGCCATGCTGCCGCTCCCGTCGCCGCGTGCATCAGATGCCGCTCGACGCTACGCAGTGGCGGTTGGCGCAAGGTTGGACCATCGGCCGGTATGTTCCGGACCCTGCCGCCTCGTGCCCGCCAATGCTGTGCGAGTGCGGTGGGCGTGCCTACGAGCGTCCGACGCTGACACATCTGTCTGCGTAGCCGCACTGCCGATTCGCCGGCTCATCAGTGTGCAGTTTTCGGACACACAGCCCCTCCGTCTGATGCGGATAATTTTCCTGGAGTCGCACTACACCGGTTCGACCGTCGCGTGCAGCGAAGGTGTGGAACACAGGGAGAGCAAATGAAAACCAGAGCCGCCGTACTGTTCGAGGGTGGCAAGCCCTTCGAGGTCGTCGAACTGGACCTCGAGGGCCCCCGCGACGGTGAGGTACTGATCAGGTATGTGGCCGCCGGTCTGTGCCACTCCGACCTGCATCTGACCGATGGAGACCTGGTCCCTCGGTTCCCGATCGTGGGTGGCCACGAAGGGGCAGGCATCATCGAGGAGGTCGGCGCCGGTGTCACCAAGGTCAAGCCGGGTGATCACGTGGTGTGTAGCTTCATCCCCAATTGTGGGCGCTGTCGCTACTGCGCGACCGGACGCTCCAACCTGTGCGACATGGGAGCGACGATCCTCGACGGCCATATGCCCGACGGAACGTTCCGCTTCCACATGGGTGACAGCGATTTCGGCGCGATGTGCATGCTGGGCACCTTCGCCGAGCGCGCGACCATCTCCGAGCATTCGGTGGTCAAGGTCGACGACTGGCTGCCGCTGCAGACAGCGGTGCTGGTCGGTTGTGGTGTGCCGACCGGGTGGGGCAGCGCCAACTACGCGGGCGCGGTGCGCGCCGGCGATACCACGGTGGTGTACGGCATCGGCGGGATCGGGATCAACGCCGTGCAGGGCGCCAAGCAGGCGGGCGCGAAATACGTGATCGCGGTGGATCCGGTGGCGTTCAAACGCGAGACCGCGGCGAAGTTCGGCGCGACGCACGTTTTCACCACGGCCGACGAGGCCGCCGATACGGTTACCGAGCTGACCTGGGGGCAGATGGCCGACCAGGCTATCATCACCGTCGGCACCGTCGACGAACAGGTGGTGACCGACGCGTTCAACGCGATCGGGCGGGGCGGCACGGTGGTGATCACCGGCTTGGCCAACCCCGAGAAGCTGACGGTGCATGTCTCCGGCGGGGTGATGACGCTGTTCGAGAAGACGATCAAAGGCACCCTGTTCGGTTCGGCCAATCCGCAGTACGACATCGTCAAGCTGCTGCGGCTCTACGACGCCGGCCAAT
It encodes the following:
- a CDS encoding NAD(P)/FAD-dependent oxidoreductase, with amino-acid sequence MSWWLVLDLLGSAAVIWSARGGYDVLLVDMARFPRGKTCGDGLTPWIRQHPITGGLEMHGWGRRQRIEWPTQSLPDYGTVITRTELDYRLVELALAGGVRTLLGVRAASAHRHDAGSPQSRCGQPMNMWVSTPRRCPCDRCSSATGSGRNSAHSLGASGIETPCTALPCVPFLRADQQWEWLVAHLGPNMPKGGTMAGYGWLVVPAGQIKRKRSRSPALSPSAVSALAARQTSASRSA
- a CDS encoding nuclear transport factor 2 family protein gives rise to the protein MTRTPQEVFAHHAQALGAGDLDEIVADYADDAVFISPRGVLRGKDGIRAAFTQLLDAVPKADWQLKTQSFEGDVLFLEWAAESATTRVEDGIDTFVFGDGLIQVQTVRYTVQAKE
- a CDS encoding zinc-dependent alcohol dehydrogenase family protein, which translates into the protein MKALVYHGPGKRSWEEVADPTIEKPTDAVVWVDAVTICGTDLHILGGDVPDVTPGRVLGHEAVGTVTAIGAGVQTVAVGDRVLVSCISSCGSCRYCRQGSYGQCLGGGGWILGHLVDGTQAEYVRVPFADNSTHMVPYGVSDEQMIVLADILPTAYEVGVLNGGVQPADVVAIIGTGPIGLAAILTAKLFSPSHIVAIDLADSRLKAAHEFGADVVVNSGADDPAKVIAELTGGLGADVTMEAVGRPETFEQAVQLVRPGGHVANIGVHGEPATLRLEDIWIKNLTITTGLVDTFATPTLIELVASGRLDTAPMITHRFALDEFETAYDVFARPAETAALKVLLTASGLQHDSK
- a CDS encoding IS110 family transposase, whose product is MSTEAVVTQAVWAGIDAGKSDHFCVVIDAQGKRLLSQRVANDEATLLKLISSVATMADGGEVTWAIDLNAGGAALLITLLIAADQRLLYIPGRTVHHASGSYRGEGKTDAKDAAVIADQARMRRDLQPLRPGDDIAVELRILTSRRTDLVADRTRTINRLRAQLLEYFPALERAFDYSTSKAALLLLTGYQTPDGLRRAGTARLAAWLGKRKARNADAVAAKALQAAHAQHTVIPGQQLAAAIVARLAKEVMALDTEIGDTDAMIEERFRRHRHAEIIVSMSGFGVTLGAEFLASTGGDMSAFDSVDRLAGVAGLAPVPRDSGRISGNLQRPRRYNRRLLRACYLSALYSIRSDPASRTYYNRKRAEGKRHSQAVLALARRRLNVLWAMLRDHTTYQPTTPTAAAA
- a CDS encoding propionyl-CoA synthetase, producing MSDIGYRELFNSSIENPAGFWSDAARAVTWTREPQRVLDDTNAPFYRWFPDGELNTCANALDHHVAGGRADQSALIYDSPVTGTKRTYTYRELLDETARFAGVLRALGVGKGDRVVIYLPMVPEAVIAMLACARLGAVHSVVFGGFAPHELATRIDDARPTVVVSASCGIEPTRIVEYKPMLDAALDMAQHPPRRCVIVQRDRHRCDLVPGRDLDWHELIGNSEPVDAVPVAATDPLYILYTSGTTGKPKGVARDNGGHAVALLWSMRYIYDISPGEVFWAASDVGWVVGHSYIVYGPLLLGATTILYEGKPVGTPDPGAFWRVISDYGVKALFSAPTALRAIRKEDPEGTHIARYDLSGFRYLFQAGERLDPDTYAWASDKLGVPVVDHWWQTETGWAVAANPMGVEALPIKPGSPTVPMPGYDVRVLRIDGSECEPGEDGAICIALPLPPCTLPTLWGDDARYEASYLCEHPGYYLTGDGGYMDEDGYLFVMGRIDDVINVAGHRLSTGAIEEVLAAHPAVAECAVIGVADEIKGQVPRGLVVLKAGASAEGLADELVKLVRDEIGAVACFKQVDVVAALPKTRSGKILRKTMRGIAHGKDEPTPSTIEDADVLHAIKPILRP
- a CDS encoding group I truncated hemoglobin, giving the protein MASIYERIGGAEALEGVVEDFYGRVLADQELAPFFSGTRMERLKGKQFEFFAAALGGPEPYIGPSMRQVHQGRGITRHHFDLVGGHLRKSLSAAEVPEHTAEQIMTAVESLADDVVSAIA
- a CDS encoding NDMA-dependent alcohol dehydrogenase, with amino-acid sequence MKTRAAVLFEGGKPFEVVELDLEGPRDGEVLIRYVAAGLCHSDLHLTDGDLVPRFPIVGGHEGAGIIEEVGAGVTKVKPGDHVVCSFIPNCGRCRYCATGRSNLCDMGATILDGHMPDGTFRFHMGDSDFGAMCMLGTFAERATISEHSVVKVDDWLPLQTAVLVGCGVPTGWGSANYAGAVRAGDTTVVYGIGGIGINAVQGAKQAGAKYVIAVDPVAFKRETAAKFGATHVFTTADEAADTVTELTWGQMADQAIITVGTVDEQVVTDAFNAIGRGGTVVITGLANPEKLTVHVSGGVMTLFEKTIKGTLFGSANPQYDIVKLLRLYDAGQLKLDELVTKTYTLEQVNEGYQDLRDGKIIRGVITHAQ